AAGAAGTACGCGTTGGCGATGATCACTTCGCGCCGCGCCGCGCGGATGGCCGCGCGGTAATGGCGCTCGATGTCGTTGGGATGCCGGTCGTTGTCGCGGGTGACGAGCATCGCCTGCGCGTCGCCGGCGCGCGGCACCTCGAACGTCGTCGGCGCGGGGCGGCGGAAGGGCCAGCGCGCCCGCGACGGCAGGGTGCGCACCGCGAGCCGATGGATCGGGGCCACCAGCGGGCCTTCGATCTTCACCGCGTAGTCCTGCTTCGCCTCGGGACCGTAGTCTCCCAGGTGGTCGGCGGAGTAGTTGATGCCGCCGACGAACGCCAGGACGCCGTCGACGACCACCATCTTGCGATGCAGCCGGCGAAACACCTTGATCCGGTAGCGGCCGAAGAGCTTGGGGCACGGATCGAACACATGCAGCCGGACCCCGCTGGCGGTGAGCCCCGCGATGTAGTCCTCGGACAGGTCCGGCGAGCCATAGCCGTCGATGGTGAGGTCGATGCTGACGCCGCGCAGGGCGGCTTCGATGAGCACATCGCGCAACTCGCGGCCGACCTTGTCGTCGAACAGGATGAAGGTCTCGATCAGCACCTCGCGCCGGGCCCGGCGGATGGCGTCGAAGACGGCGGGGAAGAACTCCTCGCCGTTTTCCAGCAGCTCGAAACGGTTGCCGTCGATCCAGCGCGGGCGGTTGCGCGTCATAGGGCGATCTCCGCGGCCAGGGGCGCATGGTCCGAGAGATGCGACCACGGACGACTGCTCAGCACGCGCGGTCGCTGGGCGGTGACGTGGCGCACATAAATGCGGTCCAGAGGCAGCATCGGCCAACGTGCCGGGAATGTCCGGGCCGCCCGGCCCAGCGTCTCCACGAAGGCCTCGTGCAGCCCGCAGCGCTGCAGCATGGAGTGGGCCTTCAGCCGCCAATCGTTGAAGTCGCCGGCGATGACCAGGGGAGCATCCTTCGGGATCATGGTGTCGATCAGCGTGCACAGCATCTGCAGCTGCTCGTTGCGGTGATGCTCCCGCAGGCCAAGGTGCACGCAGATCGCGTGCAGAGGAGGCAGCGGCTCGGGCAGCTGCAGCACGCAATGCAGCATGCCGCGCCGCTCGCTGTCGCTGCCGACCGAAACATCATGGTTGGCGTGATTCAGGATCGGAAACTTCGACAGCAGCGCGTTGCCATGGTGGCCCGCCGGGTACACCGCGTTCTGGCCATATGCGTAGTCCTTCCAGACCGTGTCGGCCAGGAATTCGTAGTGGGAGCCGCTGGGCCAGTCGACGAAGCGGGTCGCGTTCAGCTCATGGCTGCCCTGCACTTCCTGCAGGAAGACAATGTCGGCCGACTCGTTTCGCACGGCATCGCGTAAATCCTTCAGCACGAAGCGACGGTTGAACAAGTCGAAACCTTTGTGGATGTTCACCGTCAGCACGGTCAACGGCCGTGGAGCAGTTGGGGCAGTCAAGGTCATCGTGTTCGCTCATGGCGGGCACCTGCCGACTATCGGCAATCAGGACTCCTGCGCGTGTAGGACGACACCGGCAGGCCTTGCCGGCAACCGTCGCTGGCCGGCAGATCGTCGATACCCCCGACGAGAGGACGTGCGTTACGAGAAGCTCGCGTACCAGGCGACGTAAGCGACGCACAGCAGCGAGACGGCACCGTAGGCCGCTGCGACCAGGCGCTGTGGCAGGCGGGCAGGCGGGCGAAGCTCCATGCCGATGCCTATCGCGTCGTGGGCGGCTTGCCGGCGGCATCACGCCTCAGGAAGGACCAGGGCCGGATTTCCGGGCCGCACAGCGGCGGGATCGTGGCGGGGTCTTCGTTGGCGCAGGAACGCAGCTCCTGGGCGAGCCTGGCCGCGTCTTCTCTGGGCAGGGCCTTGAGCGTGTCGAGCAGCGCGGACTCCAGCACCCGATGCCGGGCCAGAAGTGCCCTGATTTCCGCGCCGAGCCTGGTTTCCGTGTCACGCACCGTCCACTCCTCGCCGTTGCCCCCCGGGACCTCCCGACTCGCTGTGCGACCGGTCCCTGCATGGGTATACGGCGCCGGGGGTGCAAATCGGACAGGCGCCATAGAGAACGGGCCCTAAAAAGGAGGCGTGGATCGGCGGAACTCACGACTCCACGTGCTTGCGGCGCGCTGCCCCGAAAAGATCGATGACTCGCGATGCGGCCGGCGACAGGAAGCTGTGGCTGCGGTATGTCACGACCAGCCGCCTGAGCATGACGGCATCCTTGACGGACACTTCCTTCAGCCCCGACTGCGCCGACGGCCCTGCCAGGTGGTGGCGCGAGATGAAGCTCAGCAACCCGGTCTGCTCGATCAGTGCCGGCAGCATCAGAAGCATCGTCGACTCGACCTGGACCCGGGGACGGGGCAGGCGCTTTCGGTCGAACGTGTGGTCAAGCCAGTCGCGCGTGGGTGCGCCGGGCGGCTGCAGTGCCCAGCGATAGGCAGTGAGGTCCTTCAAGGTCGGTCGACCACGAAACAGCTCGTGCTTGGCACTGGCCGCCACCACGATCGCATCCTGAGCCAGGACTCTCGACACGTAGCCTGCCTCGTCCGGGCCCTCCGTGCCCACCATCATGTCGATCTCGCCGGCGCGCAGCATGGGCCTGAGCGTGTCGATGAGCCCCACGACGGTTCGCAGCGTCACTTCCGGCGCATCCGCGAGCAGCTGACGCGCCACCGAGGGCAGGAGGAACTGTGCCGCGGTCGGCACGATGCCGATGCGCACATGGCCGGCCAGTCCCTTGCCGATCGCCGACAGCTCCCGTTTCGCATCCTCGACGTCGAAGCGCATCCGTTGCGCCCACGTCAGCAGCACCTTTCCCGCGGCCGTGAGCCGGATCCCGCGTCCGGACTTCTCGAACAGGGCCACGCCGCAGTCTGCTTCGAGGCGCCGGATGCTGCTGGTCAGCGCCGGCTGGGTCCGGTGCAGCTTCACTGCCGCGCGGCCGAGGTGCTCCAGCTGGGCGATGGTCTCGAAGTAGCGGAGGTCGCGAAGGTCCATATCGAAAGCCCGATTGATGGTTCTTCAAAAACTATCGATTGGACTGTAGGTGTCCCAACGCCAATACTCAAGCCCAGAGCAAAGGCCCGTATCCCACGGCGCCCCCAGCCGAAGACCCACGGAGACAGCATGAACTTCACCCGACGCACCCTTCTGGCGATCGCCGCAGCCACCCTCACCACTGGCGCCTTCGCGCAAGCCTGGCCTGCCAAGGCCATCCGCATCGTCGTCCCGTTCCCTCCCGGGGGCGGCACGGACATCATTGCCCGCGAGACGAGCCAGAACGTGGCAGCCGCCACCGGCTGGACGTTCGTCATCGACAACAAGCCTGGCGCGGGCGGCAACCTCGGCGTCGACGCGGTGGCGAAGGCGCCCGCCGACGGCTACACGATCGTGCTCGGGCAGACGAGCAACCTGGCGATCAACCCGACCCTCTACAGCAAGCTGCCCTACGACCCGCAGAAGGACCTGATGCCCATCGTCCTGCTCGCGGATGCACCGCTGGTCATGGTCACGGGCGCCAACTCCCCATACAAGGGCCTGGCCGATGCGGTGAATGCCGCCAAGGCCAAGCCGGGCGTCGTCAACTTCGCATCCCCCGGCAATGGCACGGTCGCGCACCTGACGAGCGAGTTGTTCCAGAAGGCCGCGGCAGTGAAGACTCAGCACGTGCCCTACAAGGGCGCGAACCAGGCGCTGACCGATGTGATCAGCGGCAACGTCGAGCTGTACATGTCGTCGGTGCCGACACTGCTCGGCCACATCAAGCAGGGGAAGCTGCGCGCCCTGGCCGTGACGTCGGCCAAGCGTGTCGACGACCTTCCCGACGTGCCGACCATCAACGAGTCCGGCTACAAGGGCTTCAATGCGGTGACGTGGTTCGGCCTGCTCGCGCCGGCCGGGACGCCGAAGGACATCGTGGCCCGGCTGAACGCCGAGTTCAACAAGGCCCTGCAGCAGCCTGCCCTGCGCAAGAAGCTCGGCGACGA
The Piscinibacter sp. XHJ-5 DNA segment above includes these coding regions:
- the clsB gene encoding cardiolipin synthase ClsB; protein product: MTRNRPRWIDGNRFELLENGEEFFPAVFDAIRRARREVLIETFILFDDKVGRELRDVLIEAALRGVSIDLTIDGYGSPDLSEDYIAGLTASGVRLHVFDPCPKLFGRYRIKVFRRLHRKMVVVDGVLAFVGGINYSADHLGDYGPEAKQDYAVKIEGPLVAPIHRLAVRTLPSRARWPFRRPAPTTFEVPRAGDAQAMLVTRDNDRHPNDIERHYRAAIRAARREVIIANAYFFPGYRLLNEMRKAARRGVDVTLIVQGKPDMQIVSFGARLLYPDLLAAGVSIHEYCRRPLHGKVALVDDEWSTIGSSNLDPLSLALNLEANVIIRHRGFNAELREHMQRLIDEHCTRVETHSRPPHTGWRVLVSTVVFHFLRRFPSWAQLLPPHRPRVESVAAHSGALDARHPLDPSR
- a CDS encoding endonuclease/exonuclease/phosphatase family protein, giving the protein MLTVNIHKGFDLFNRRFVLKDLRDAVRNESADIVFLQEVQGSHELNATRFVDWPSGSHYEFLADTVWKDYAYGQNAVYPAGHHGNALLSKFPILNHANHDVSVGSDSERRGMLHCVLQLPEPLPPLHAICVHLGLREHHRNEQLQMLCTLIDTMIPKDAPLVIAGDFNDWRLKAHSMLQRCGLHEAFVETLGRAARTFPARWPMLPLDRIYVRHVTAQRPRVLSSRPWSHLSDHAPLAAEIAL
- a CDS encoding LysR substrate-binding domain-containing protein, with the protein product MDLRDLRYFETIAQLEHLGRAAVKLHRTQPALTSSIRRLEADCGVALFEKSGRGIRLTAAGKVLLTWAQRMRFDVEDAKRELSAIGKGLAGHVRIGIVPTAAQFLLPSVARQLLADAPEVTLRTVVGLIDTLRPMLRAGEIDMMVGTEGPDEAGYVSRVLAQDAIVVAASAKHELFRGRPTLKDLTAYRWALQPPGAPTRDWLDHTFDRKRLPRPRVQVESTMLLMLPALIEQTGLLSFISRHHLAGPSAQSGLKEVSVKDAVMLRRLVVTYRSHSFLSPAASRVIDLFGAARRKHVES
- a CDS encoding tripartite tricarboxylate transporter substrate binding protein — encoded protein: MNFTRRTLLAIAAATLTTGAFAQAWPAKAIRIVVPFPPGGGTDIIARETSQNVAAATGWTFVIDNKPGAGGNLGVDAVAKAPADGYTIVLGQTSNLAINPTLYSKLPYDPQKDLMPIVLLADAPLVMVTGANSPYKGLADAVNAAKAKPGVVNFASPGNGTVAHLTSELFQKAAAVKTQHVPYKGANQALTDVISGNVELYMSSVPTLLGHIKQGKLRALAVTSAKRVDDLPDVPTINESGYKGFNAVTWFGLLAPAGTPKDIVARLNAEFNKALQQPALRKKLGDEGADPVGGTPEQFATLIKDDIARWGKIVKESGAKVD